The Candidatus Methylomirabilota bacterium genome segment CGGCGTCGTGACCATCTCGCCCAAGTAGCGGGCTGCCGACCCACCGTCAGGTCCGAGGCGCCCGCGCGTCTGGCGCGGGTCCCGGGCGCCGCCCGGTCGGAGCGGGGCGTCCGAAGGGGGGCCGCCGCGGCCCCCTCCGATGGACTAAGACCCAGAGGCCTGCGAGTCGGCGGTCTTCCTGACCGAGTGCCCGGGGCCGGTGTGGTCGGGCCGGCGGCCGGCGTCCCGAGGGCCGGGGCCGGGGCGGATCTCCAGGCGCTGCATCATGCCGATGTCCTCGTGGTTGAGGACGTGGCAGTGCATCACGAAGCCCCCGACGGTGTCCGGGTCGAAAAACGTCCGAAACGTGATGGACCCGAACGACGCCTGGTTGATGTTCACGGGATTCGCGCCCGGCTGGGGCTGAGCGGCGGGCACCAGGACCGTGTCGCGCCACTGCGGGACGCGCAAACGCTTCCCGTTGACGTGGGTGACCAGAAACGGATTCTGATGAATGTGGAAGGTGTGGTCCGAGAACGAACGGTTGATGATGGTCCACTCTTCGCGGTTCCCCACGAACATGTCGTCGAACAGCGGCTCGTCGTGGTGGAACAGGGACTCCTTGGCGAAGTTGATCAGCGGCTTCGCCGGGTTGCCCGACGGCGTGCCCGGGTCGTTGTCGTCCCGCATCATGTTGAGCGACGTGAACGGGGTGCCTCCCCAGAACGGGGGGTTATACCGTTCCTGGTACCAGCCGCAGGTCGGTAACCGCGACCCCAGCGCCTGCATGAAGACTCGCTCCCCGCAGATCTCGAACACGATCTTGCGCACCACGTTGGGGGGCGTGCTGAGCATGGTCCGGATGCTCGGGATGGCCCGCGGCACGGGCAATGGACCCGTGGGCAGCCGCATGCTGCGGGTCGGTCCCGAGACGATGATGGTGGCCAGGGTGACCGGCCACGTGGGGTTGGGGAGGTCGAAGCTGAAGCGGACGTTCCGCGGCGCCGGATCGATACCCGTGCCCGAGATGACCGGCCATCCCGGAGAAGCGCCGGGGTCGAGAGCCTGCAACTTGTAGACCCCGGGTCGGCCCGCCTTGACGAGCACGTCCCCGCGCTGGCCAGTGCCCAGCACGTACGGCACCCCCGGCGGAAGGGCCTGGACGTTGGGGGCCGTGATCCCGTCGTTGGCGACGATGTTCATCGCGTGGCCCTGCAGGGCCACCACCAGCGTGGCGCCCGAGGCCGCGTTGAGGAACCTCCACCGCTGCACCTCGCCCGGACTCATGTGCAGGGCCGGATTGGTGACGCCGTTCGTCGTCATGAAGAGGCGACCGTTCTTGAGCGTGCTCCACAGCCCGGGGTTTCCAGTGACGGGATCCGTCCCCAGCTGCATGGCGGAGGGATTGACGAAGGGCAGCCGGCCATTCTGGTCCGTGCGGATCTCTTGAAAGGCCATCAGGACGTCCCGGGCGGCCTTGACCTCGGGGAGGTCGTCGAGGGTTCCGGGCCCTCCCTCGACGATCAGGAACCCGGCCATGCCGCCGAAGAGCTGAAAGCTCACGGAACCGTGCTTGTGCGGGTGGTACCAGAACGTTCCGCTCTGATGGTCGCCCGGGAGCTGGACCCGGATCGGGCTGCGGGAGCGTGGCTCCATCAGCCGCAAGACGTTGTCCGAGATCCCGGCCGGCGAGACCGTCCACCCGTGTGTGTGCAGATTCGTCGTGTAGGGGTCGTGCGGGAAGTTCCCCCCGCGCTGACGGGCGGGATTTCGCGGCAAGTCGTTGAGGAGCAGCAGATCCAGGGCGTCCCCCGGCTTCACCCGGAAGGTCGGCCCGGGAATTCGTCCGTTGAAGGTGGGCGTCTGGACGACGCGATTCACGCCGGTGACATCACGAATGACGTTGCGCGCGATGACGGCGCGGAGATTGAAGCT includes the following:
- a CDS encoding multicopper oxidase family protein; this translates as MVRRTWVRLLVVTTSCLAVAAFVQLGVDTGSHGQSVPEFPQPDVYESSDAMLSFNLRAVIARNVIRDVTGVNRVVQTPTFNGRIPGPTFRVKPGDALDLLLLNDLPRNPARQRGGNFPHDPYTTNLHTHGWTVSPAGISDNVLRLMEPRSRSPIRVQLPGDHQSGTFWYHPHKHGSVSFQLFGGMAGFLIVEGGPGTLDDLPEVKAARDVLMAFQEIRTDQNGRLPFVNPSAMQLGTDPVTGNPGLWSTLKNGRLFMTTNGVTNPALHMSPGEVQRWRFLNAASGATLVVALQGHAMNIVANDGITAPNVQALPPGVPYVLGTGQRGDVLVKAGRPGVYKLQALDPGASPGWPVISGTGIDPAPRNVRFSFDLPNPTWPVTLATIIVSGPTRSMRLPTGPLPVPRAIPSIRTMLSTPPNVVRKIVFEICGERVFMQALGSRLPTCGWYQERYNPPFWGGTPFTSLNMMRDDNDPGTPSGNPAKPLINFAKESLFHHDEPLFDDMFVGNREEWTIINRSFSDHTFHIHQNPFLVTHVNGKRLRVPQWRDTVLVPAAQPQPGANPVNINQASFGSITFRTFFDPDTVGGFVMHCHVLNHEDIGMMQRLEIRPGPGPRDAGRRPDHTGPGHSVRKTADSQASGS